Genomic segment of Oncorhynchus kisutch isolate 150728-3 unplaced genomic scaffold, Okis_V2 scaffold711, whole genome shotgun sequence:
tgtggcacccccatagagactgccagaggaccggacagcatgccctccgatttgacacactgaactctgtctgcaaagtagttggtgaaccaggcaaggcagtcatcagaaaaaccgaggctactgagtctgccgataagaatatggtgattgacagagtcgaaagccttggcaaggtcgatgaagacggctgcacagtactgacttttatcgatggcggttatgatatcgtttagtaccttgagcgtggctgaggtgcacccgtgaccggctcggaaaccagattgcacagcggagaaggtacggtgggattcgagatggtcagtgacctgtttgttgacttggctttcgaagaccttagataggcagggcaggatggatataggtctgtaacagtttgggtccagggtgtctccccctttgaagagggggatgactgcggcagctttccaatccttggggatctcagacgatatgaaagagaggttgaacagcctggtaataggggttgcgacaatggcggcggatagtttcagaaatagagggtccagattgtcaatcccagctgatttgtacgggtccaggttttgcagctctttcagaacatctgctatctggatttgggtaaaggagaacctggagaggcttgggcgagtagctgcggggggggcggagctgttggccgaggttggagtagccaggcggaaggcatggccagccgttgagaaatgcttgtttaagttttcgataatcatggatttatcggtggtgaccgtgttacatagcctcagtgcagtgggcagctgggaggaggtgctcttgttctccatggacttcacagtgtcccagaactttttggagttggagctacaagatgcaaatttctgcctgaagaagctggccttagctttcctgactgactgcgtgtattggttcctgacttccctgaacagttgcatatcgtggggactattcgatgctattgcagtctgccacaggatgcttttgtgctggtcgagggcagtcaggtctggagtgaaccaagggctatatctgttcttagttctgcattttttgaacggagcatgcttatctaaaatggtgaggaagttacttttaaagaatgaccaggcatcctcaactgacgggatgaggtcaatgtccttccaggatacccgggccaggtcgattagaaaggcctgctcacagaagtgttttagggagcgtttgacagtgatgaggggtggtcgtttggtcctCCCCTGCTGGCAGACACAGGGTGATCAGGAGGCCTGCTTCCTTCCACAGGTCCCTGGCAGCTCTGCACTCCCAGAGCATGTGCCTCACCGACTCTTCTTGGCCGCAGCCTGGTCGGGGGCACGCGGATGTCCTCGCCATGAGTGCATAACGGCCCTGACCGGGAGGATCTCGTGGGCGACCATCCAGGACAGGTCCCGATGCCGATTCAGGAGAGCAGGATGGGCCACGTTGCGCCAGACCGTTGTGGGCTCGCCTAGAGCGAGCCCGCGCACTGGACACACTGGTTCCCGATCCTgcacaagagagagaagagagcggtgTTTAGTTAAAACTGGGACTGTTTCTTTTTCCAGTTTAAAATGTCTTAAACACTTCTGGAGCTGGACGTAGTGCGGGGGTAGCAGGAAAGAGACTGGGGCTCGCAGGTCGACTGGGATCAGTATCAGAGTCCTGAGGTAAGATCCCAGCCAGAACCGTGCGAGGGCCTGAGTCTTGTTGTTGACTGGGGAGGTGGCAAGAGTCAGATGTAACGCTGTGTAGCGGCTGCCCAGGAACAAGTAGAGGTCAGGCAAGCCTTCCCCCCCCTTGGACATGGGCCTCTTGACCACctccctcctcagcctctcccaCTTGCCTCCCCACAGGAAGTAAAAAAGCTTCCGCTCCAGGTCTAAAATACTCCTTTGAGGGGGAATAAAAACAGAACTGATTAATAAACGCACAGGTAAAATCACAGCTTTAATGATTAAAACCTTGCCCTCAAAAGTCAGCTGTCGTAGTCCCCAAAAACCCACTCTCTGTCTTACTGTCCCCAGGATCCCACTCCAGTTAccgctccctcctccctcccggtCAAACTTTACCCCCAGTACCCTTATGTCCGTCATTTTGACTGTCAGAGGTAGTCTGGTCAAGTCTGGGTCTGCCCACGGTCCATGTAAAAGACGCACTTGGCTGTTAAAACCTTGGTAAAAAGTGTACAATCAAAGTTTAAAAGGGTTATCGCTCCAGTTCTTCAGGTCCGTCCTGTCATTTTTCTTATATAAAAGAGTCACGATCCCCACTCTAAAACTGTCAGGTAGTCTGTCAAGATGTTCTAAGTCAGTAAAAACAGGCAGAAGTTCGTCGGCTAAAACATCCCAAAAGGCCAAATAAAACTCCAAAGGGAGGCCGTCCTACCCCGGTGATTTACCCCTCTTAAAATGTTTCAGTCCTTGGTCAATTTCTGTCCTCGTCAGGTCTTTTATCAGGTCGTCTGTGTTGGGTAGGGTCTTGTCGATGTCGGTTAAAACGTCCCCCATGGTCTCTTCACATACATCTTTTACCCCAAACAGTTCCCCATAAAAATCCTTGACTACTTATTTTATTCCCTCTGTATCTGTTTTTAAAACCccatctttattttttaaaccacTCATTAACCTACCCTTACTAACTATTTTCTTAAAAAAGTACTTAGTgcacttctccccctcttctaatTCCCTTTCTTTACTTCTTAAAATACCCCCCTTGCTTTTCTGTTCTGCTAAAAGTGCCATTTCCTTCTTTAATTTCTTGGTTAAAATCAAGGCCCTGTTGGCATAGGTTAAAATACCTTTCCAGTCGCTTTTGCAGTCCCACCAcgcatatatattttttctgctTTTTTCTTTCCTATCTCTCTAAAGAATGTCCTCGTCCTTCCCTTCACCATTTCCCACCACTGTGCTCGTGTGTCAAAGAAGTCCTGTAGCGTCTGCCACTGGCTGAACTGCTCCGTGTACTGGCTAACTATATCATCTTCTAGAAGGGTTCCTATCTCTCTAAAGAAGTCCTGTAGCGTCTGCCACTGGCTGAACTGCTCCGTGTACTGGCTAACTATATCATCTTCTAGAAGGGTTCCTATCTCTCTAAAGAATGTCCTCGTCCTTCCCTTCACCATTTCCCACCACTGTGCTCATGTGTCAAAGAAGTCCTGTAGCGTCTGCCACTGGCTGAACTGCTCCGTGTACTGGCTAACTACTCTATCATCTTCTAGAAGGGTTCCTATCTCTCTAAAGAAGTCCTGTAGCGTCTGCCACTGGCTGGACTGCTCCGTGTACTGACTAACTACTCTATCATCTTCTAGAAGGGTTCCTATCTCTCTAAAGAAGTCCTGTAGCGTCTGCCACTGGCTGAACTGCTCCGTGTACTGACTAACTATATCATCTTCTAGAAGGGTTCCTATCTCTCTAAAGAAGTCCTGTAGCGTCTGCCACTGGCTGGACTGCTCCGTGTACTGACTAACTACTCTATCATCTTCTAGAAGGGTTCCTATCTCTCTAAAGAAGTCCTGTAGCGTCTGCCACTGGCTGAACTGCTCCGTGTACTGACTAACTATATCATGTTCTAGAAGGGTTCCTATCTCTCTAAAGAAGTCCTGTAGCATCTGCCACTGGCTGAACTGCTCCGTGTACTGACTAACTATATCATCTTCTAGAAGGGTTCCTATCTCTCTAAAGAAGTCCTGTAGCGTCTGCCACTGGCTGGACTGCTCCGTGTACTGACTAACTATATCATCTTCTAGAAGGGTTCCTATCTCTCTAAAGAAGTCCTGTAGCATCTGCCACTGGCTGAACTGCTCCGTGTACTGACTAACTATATCATCTTCTAGAAGGGAGCAGTTCAGTTTCCAGGGCCCTCTTCCCACAGTCACACCCGAAGATAGTGAAAGGGTGCACGTCAGCATTACGTGATCTGAGAATAAAGCAGGGGTTATTCTAGCATCAGTTGGGGGACAGTCCCGGGTAAACAGATAATCAATGCGAGAGGCTCTGGTGCCGTCACCACTGGTCCAGGTGAAGCCCTCCTCTCTTGGATGCAGGGTtttaaaacagtcagtcagtttaAAATCCCTGCACAGCCCTTGCAATAAAACACTTGACCTGTCCACCTTAAAATCCCCTCCTGCCCCTCTCCTGTCTGCTCTACTTAAAACACAGTTAAAATCCCCACCCACCACTAGAGGATCCCTCCCTAGCATGTGGGACTGCAGGTCTTCTAAAAGTGTGCACCGGTCATGTTTATCGTTAAAACCATACACATTTAGCACGTTAAAATCCCTCCCCATAAAAGTACAATTGGCTAAAACAGCACGCCCACCTACCACCACCGTGCTCCCCTTCACCACCACCTGTGGGGTGTTGATTAAAATGGCAACACCGTCGTTCTTGTTAAAATTGGAACCACTCCAAATGGAGGGCCCGTGCTGCCACATATCCTCCCATTTCCTGTAAGAGGATAATATGATGAATCATAGATTGGCAAGGAAATCCTCTTCATCTTCACTGTCCAACTGCATTGTCACGGAGCTGGAACcagcaggaggatggagaggcCTTGAAGCTGTACGCTGCTGTGGTGCCAAACTGCTGCAGAACTTCACTTGGTAGTTTATGCTGGTAACAGGTATCACCAGCCAGCTTCAGTCCATACCACACCAGGAGTATGGAGTTGAGAGtgtgcagtgacattctatttctTAACTTTGACTTGACCACACTCATTTGGCTGAACAGCCGTTCAAACTCCGCATTTGAGTGTGGCAAGGAGAGGGCAGCGAGTGCAGCTTTGCACAGTTCTTCAAATGGATTTGACCCGGAAGAGTCCGTGTAGTTATTGACTTCACTCCAAAACTCAACTGTATTTTCAGTTGAGTTCCACCTAAACAGATGGATGTTTCTCAATTGGGAaacaatttgatcaattgtttGGGGCTGGTATCCCAGTAGCTCAACTACTTTAATAATTTCAGTGGTGCCTTTATTGTGCTTTGGCGTTTCCTTAACACTGAACAAGGCCATGTTTCGCAAGGCTTCTATGTTGTCTGGGAGCCTTGCTTGCAGCTCCTTGCTTAAAGCAACAATGTAGTTGCTGCACCGTCTCCGAATGacctttttgtcctctggcgcaAGACTGAGTTGGTACACCATGCTCTCAAAAACTTACCCAAGGTATGGTGATGGGCTGAGATGTCCATCAATGGGATCCTTCAGGACATCCATTTTTGCCATAGGGTTGACTACTCTGCTGCAAATTGATGTTAAGAGATGTACCAGATTGTCCAAAAGCTTGACAGGATCTGTTTGATCTCCCTCAAATGACATCACTGCAACTTGTACGTTGGACAGGATTGATTTGAAGAATGTCCGATAGACATAGTTGATCTTGTCCATGTAGGTGGCATGGAGCACATCCGCCATGTAGCAATGCTCACTGGCCTTGGTCAACTCAAAGTGGagtttcagttcttcccactggCTCAATATACGAGTTACCGCAGGCTTAATCGTTAGCCAACATGTGACACACTTGTGATCTGCAGGGGTTTCTGGCCACAATTCATGGTGGCATACACTGCTTTGTACGCCTCATGCCGTTTTGAGGAAATTGAAAACCAGTTGTAGGTTTCCCTGATTAAGTACTCAACCCTCCTAGGGATGGTTTCTTTTGGATACTGCACTGACAGCCAATTGTAAAGAATAACACAGCGGATGAGAACCAAATTGGGCAATGCACATTCTTCCTTTAAACCCCTGAAGATTCTCTTTTTCAAGGTTACACTTCTCAAGAAACTCAACTACCACCTTTGCTATTGATCTGGCATCGCCCCCCTCCAATTCAACCAGCCCGAGAAATGTGGACACAACGGTTCTTTTTTTTAGCACTGAAATACCGAATCACCACACCCAGGTATTGGTCAGCGGACTCATCCAAAAGGAGACTGAACTTCTCATCCCCCACATCTGATGTTACCCTTTGGAGAAAATAAGGAGCCAGTACTCCCCTAATAATTTCTGTGCACTTGGTGCGGTGCATATGGAAGTTTGTTGCTGCCACAGAATCTGAAAAGGCAGCTTTGCAAGCCATACCTAAATGGTGGCATGCTAGCAGCGAACAATGCTCTGCAATGGCATATAGTAGCTTCTGCGCTTTTGCAGTTATCCACTTTCTTAATAACCAACTGTGGTAATGTAGACTGTGGTAATGTAGACTGTGGTAATGTAGACTGTGGTAATGTAGACTGTGGTAATGTAGACTGTGGTAATGTAGACTGTGGTAATGTAGACTGTGGTAATGTAGACTGTGGTAATGTAGACTGTGGTAATGTAGACTGTGGTAATGTAGACTGTGGTAATGTAGACTGTGGTAATGTAGACTGTGGTAATGTAGACTGTGGTAATGTAGACTGTGGTAATGTAGACTGTGGTAATGTAGACTGTGGTAATGTAGACTGTGTAGGTTGTACagttttgatttatttatatGCTTTGCAAATGTTTGCAATGTTTTTTGATGTCATACATTGTTGCAAGCAGATCTGATCTGCAGTAGGCACAGAATGCCGACAATCATCCCCAATTACTGGCTTCAGACACCCTTTAAAGGTACAGAGTCACACTCTTTTCTGTACTTCTGGCTGTACAATTTTGATTGAGaaatgttgattgatgttgtaagttctgttcTAGATCAAACATTTGTCTCGTCGAACtcgtactactgctgctgctgtcagccaacaatgatttgcaatttgctgaaattgcTGCTGCCTGTGCACGAGCTGAGTGCCTGCTGCATGTAACTCACACTGCACTTTTGCAGCCAGACACGTGTGTTGTGATggagtgtgtgacagagaaaatcGGTTTTGTGTTATTTAGAGGGAGAATGCATTTTAGCGTTTGAGTCACTTTCAAAAGTtcgaaatacattttaaaagtagCTAAATTTGTTGCTAGGTGCTGTTTGAAAGAAAAGTTGCCAGCGTActctgaaaagttgctaaatcAATAAGATACCGGGTAGGGTAGACTATTTCATCAAGTTTTTCACTCACCACGTTTATTCCATTTATTGGGGCAGCAGGagactagcctagtggttagagcattggactagtaaccgagagTTTACTGTCTAGCCAGACAactagatatttgtagttgtccacatattttaagtcATAACCGTCcacagtagtgatgctagtcaggcgggtgTGGGCGggaagcatgcatttagttttgctagtgtttaagagcagttggaggccacggaaggagtgttgtatagcattgaagctcgtttggaggttcgTTAACactgtgtccaaagaagggccagatgtctacgcagacgacaccattctgtatacgtggatcagggaatcacctgcagcaagagcgcCATCGTTCTGTACCTGAACAaggcatggccaggcacgactccaacaccatcattaagtttgcagacgacacaacagtggtaggcctgatcaccgacaacgacgagacagcctatagggaggaggtcagagacctggccgggtggtgtcagaataacaacctatccctcaacgtaaccaagactaagtagatgattgtggactacaggaaaaggagcaccgagcacgtccccattctcattgacagggctgtagtggagcaggttgagagcttcaagttccttggtgtccacatcaccaacaaactaacatggtccaagcacatcatgacagtcatgaagagggcatgaccaaacctattccccccaggaaactaaaacgatttggcatgggtcctgagatcttcaaaaggttctacagctgcaacatcgagagcatcctgaccggttgcatcatgtcgtggaaatttcctgtattaccaaatcatgagagagcaaaccacgcacaagtcagagttatcataaagtccatctttaataaatatgagcttcaccatagccctgtgactctcagatcaattcagtgtctataaatgaattctctgagagtgtcaacataatggcaactgagatcctttatagcaaagatctaCCCCTAGTCGACATGCCAAACCACAGGTCTTAGGAAAACTGCACAAAGGAAGAattttacttgagagaggagcatcccatcgccagacagtatttagctataaattatcgttcagtttggtctcctaaacgaaGCTCTTATCTCATTCCTGGTACCACTTAGGACCAagacattacctcatccaatggtaTATATCAATTGTCATTTTAGATACTCCCATCCCATCTCACGGAGACAGTGAGCCTCCTAGGCCATATACTaaatcaagataagggcaacctcagaggggacatgTAAATAGTTAGACACATTCCCATAAGAAGACAGGACTAACCTCTCCCCAATGGGAAAAGTAACTTTTCCCACATAAGCATACTTAGAAAATGAAtaagacattttttaaataaatgttaccTAAAGGATTCTGATTCTGCTACCACAATCActacctggtacggcaattgctcggcctccgactgcaaggcactacagagggtagtgcgtacggcccagtacatcactggggcaaagctgcctgccatccaggacctctacaccaggcggtgtcagaggaaggccctaaaaattgtcaaagaccctagccaccccagtcatagacggttctctctactaccgcatggcaagtggtaccggagtgccacatctaggacaaaaaggcttctcaacagtttttacccccaagccataagactcctgaacaggtaaccaaatggttacccggattatatgcattgtgtgccccctccaacccctcttttacactgctgctactctctgttgatcatatatttttatttatctcacctttatttaaccaggtaggctagttgagaacaagttctcatttgcaactgcgacctggccaagaaagcatagcaattcgacacatacaacaacagagttacacatggaataaacaaaacatagtcaataatacagtagaacaaaagaaaacaaaaagtctgtATACAGTGAATGCAAATGagttaagataagggaggtaaggtaataaataggccatggtggtgaagtaattagaacatagcaattaaacactggaatggtggatgtgcagaagatgaatgtgcaattagagatactggggtgcaaagaagcaagataaataaatacagtatggggatgaggtagttggatgggctatttacagatgggctatgttcaggtgcagtgatctgtgagctgctctgacagctggtgcttaaagctagtgaggaagatatgagtctccagctccagtgatttttgcagtttgttccagcagagaactgaaaggaaaggcggccaaagtaagaattggccagtgagatatacctgctggagtgcgtgctacgagcgggtgctgctatggtgaccagtgagctgagataaggcagggctttacctagcagagacttgtagatgacctggagccagtgggtttggcgacgagtatgacgcGTGGGCCAGCCAACGAGTGCGTACAGGTCGCTGAAAGTGTCCTGGGAAAAACAGGATGGTCACCCTAACAAGGTGAATTTATTAGACTGGGCTACAATGTGCCATGAACTTCAGAATAGGCCTATTAGTAGCCACTGACTGCCGGTCAGAAAACATCGGTGGGTAAACTGACTGCCGGTCAGAAAACATCGGTGGGTAAACTGACTGCCGGTCAGAAAACATCGGTGGGTAAACTGACTGCCGGTCAGAAAACATCGGTGGGTAAACTGACTGCCGGTCAGAAAACATCGGTGGGTAAACTGACTGCCGGTCAGAAAACATCGGTGGGTAAACTGACTGCCGGTCAGAAAACATCGGTGGGTAAACTGACTGCCGGTCAGAAAACTAATAAAAAAGCAATGCTCCCACTTTACTTTGAAAGCATTTTAACTGAAAAAGGTGAGTAAAATGGCATTTACCCCCAACTAGGACTACACCACTGTCAGGAGCCTACCCTCTCAGCCAGGGCAAtttaacacacctgaacacacacagaacaggttGCCTACCCTCTCAGCCAGGGCAAtttaacacacctgaacacacgcAGAACAGGTTGCCTACCCTCTCAGCCAGGGCAAtttaacacacctgaacacacacagaacaggttGCCTACCCTCTCAGCCAGGGCAAtttaacacacctgaacacacacagaacaggtaGCCTACCCTCTCAGCCAGGGCAAtttaacacacctgaacacacacagaacaggttGCCTACCCTCTCAGCCGGGGCAAtttaacacacctgaacacacacagaacaggttGCCTACCCTCTCAGCCGAGCCAATTTTACACACGCAGAACAGGTAGCCTACATTCAATATAATACGAGttgaatcaaaacatgttttaaatcCTAGTTCATGAGTTGTCCATAATTGATGAAATGATGCTTGGAGTCTTCACAGACCATGTGACATAAAAAAACCTCTCCTTAAATTAATCGGTCTGAAtacttgtttttatttttatacatttgcaaacatttctaaaaacctgttttcgctttgtcattatggcatattttgtgtagattgctgagaaactatttttatttaatccattttagaataagactaacttaacaaaatgtttaaaaagttaaggggtctgaatacttccccaAAGCACTGTACTTCACCACtaaatctaagggtagagctcaaAAATTCAAACCCCTTGGACGCTGCCATAACATTAGAAGTGCCATCCAAGAAGGcgcaaggtcattggccacagataaaatgaccgCAAATCACGTTGTATTAAGTTCTAGACCTCTGCTacatctggtaatgaatggtatggctgttgaacaagtttaGGAGACTAACTTACTTggcattaccttaga
This window contains:
- the LOC109882153 gene encoding uncharacterized protein LOC109882153; its protein translation is MTDIRVLGVKFDREGGGSGNWSGILGTVRQRVGFWGLRQLTFEGKVLIIKAVILPVRLLISSVFIPPQRSILDLERKLFYFLWGGKWERLRREVVKRPMSKGGEGLPDLYLFLGSRYTALHLTLATSPVNNKTQALARFWLGSYLRTLILIPVDLRAPVSFLLPPHYVQLQKCLRHFKLEKETVPVLTKHRSLLSLVQDREPVCPVRGLALGEPTTVWRNVAHPALLNRHRDLSWMVAHEILPVRAVMHSWRGHPRAPDQAAAKKSR
- the LOC116361477 gene encoding uncharacterized protein LOC116361477; the protein is SYRKWEDMWQHGPSIWSGSNFNKNDGVAILINTPQVVVKGSTVVVGGRAVLANCTFMGRDFNVLNVYGFNDKHDRCTLLEDLQSHMLGRDPLVVGGDFNCVLSRADRRGAGGDFKVDRSSVLLQGLCRDFKLTDCFKTLHPREEGFTWTSGDGTRASRIDYLFTRDCPPTDARITPALFSDHVMLTCTLSLSSGVTVGRGPWKLNCSLLEDDIVSQYTEQFSQWQMLQDFFREIGTLLEDDIVSQYTEQSSQWQTLQDFFREIGTLLEDDIVSQYTEQFSQWQMLQDFFREIGTLLEHDIVSQYTEQFSQWQTLQDFFREIGTLLEDDRVVSQYTEQSSQWQTLQDFFREIGTLLEDDIVSQYTEQFSQWQTLQDFFREIGTLLEDDRVVSQYTEQSSQWQTLQDFFREIGTLLEDDRVVSQYTEQFSQWQTLQDFFDT